The genomic stretch GTCAAACTTGAGGTAATGATAAAAATCTCCCCCCACCTCCTCGGCGGGCATTGAAAAGCCCACAATCTCCACCCCCGCCAGCACCGGGTCTGCGGCGGGCAACAAACTTAACTGAATGCGGCGCGCAATCTCCAGATCGCGCTGGGCGCGCGCCTGGGTGGCTAATTTTTCGTGCAATTGCGCATTCTCCAGGGATACCCCGGCCTGGCGGGCCAAAGTTTCGATCAGATTGATCTCCTCCCGCTGATAATATTCCCCAGATCTTTTTGGCCCCAAACCGTATAAACCCACCAATTTGTCGCCCGATAGCAGCGGCGCGCAACACCACATCCCGGCCTGCTGCAATCTATGCAGGGGTGAGGGGTATAGCCTCTCGCTTCCGCTGCCGTGCAGCCAAACCAGCCGCCCTTGTTTTAAGCGATGATATTCAGGGCTGTTTTGCGGCGGCAAAGCATCAAGAATGACCCGCCCGCTTTTTAAATTGAGCCGGGTCGGAATGGTCTGCGTGAGCAATTGCAGCCAATCATTGAGCAGCAGACTGGTGGCCAAATCCCGGCTCAGTTGGGCCAAGATGGCGGCGTAATTGAGCTTGTTGCGGTAAAACAGGCGATCAATGAAGCGTTGCACATAATCACGCAGGGGGGTAAACAAAAAGGCCACTACTAGAGCAGAAACAAAAAAAACGCTGGCGTTACCTGTTCCTGAAGCCACAACCGACGACTGCCCCAACAGCCCCACAAAGGTAAACACCAGAGCCAGGTAAACTATGCCCAGCACAATGGTCAGGGCGGCATACACCAGGCTGGCCTTAATGATTAATTCAATATTCCACAGCCGGTAACGTAAAATAGCCACCGCCACAGAAAAGGGAACAAAAAGTAGTAACAGGCTGGAAATTTCTTGGGGGAGCAGGCGCAGGCCAAATAACAGGTAAGGCAGATCCATCAAGAGAACATTGGGCAGCGTAGCCATCACCGCGCCCCAAGCTATCCAGCGAAGTTGATTTTTGGGCACCACGCCGCGAGTGGTGAAATAGGTATGCACCAACACGGCGCAGGCCAACAATAAGTAAACGCTGTAAATGGCCTTGCTCCAGGGATAGGCCACAGTATGGCAATGGTGCAAGTTTCCATCTACGCTCATTATAACAGCCAGCGTGACCACCGGATTCAGGAGATGGAGGGGGAGGGTTACATAGGGCCAGCGTTTTAACCAGGCTTTGGGTTGAGGAAAGCTAAAGCTAAACACCAGCACGTAGCTATAGGTAAACCAGCGAGTCAGCAGGCGCAGAGGGATAAATAGCCACAACAAACTCCAGCCCAACTCGGCGCCCAATACGGGGGGGATTTCATTTTGCTCAATCAGGGCCATCAGCAACATAACCAGCGCCGCCACGCGGCCAACCAAATCCCTGCCCCGCGCCTTAAGAATAACCCAACCGGCAATTAGAAAAGCGGCCCCAACCACAAAATGGATCAAAAATTGGCGGCCTGGCGGTCCCAGAGGCGACCGTCCCAGCGGAACCAACAATGGTTGTGTTTCGCCGTTGCGGCCCACGGTGATCTCGGTGATAGGCCGGGAATGGTTGAGGCGTTGGATAATGCCGGGCAAGGTACGCCAGCGTTGGTCCAGCCACCAGTCTAAATCATGATCTTGAATGGCGAGGATTACATCGCCCTGGCGCAAACCACCCGGCTCTATTGAGGCGATACCCAAAACCTGGATCGGTTCCTCTCGTACAGCGATGGTGCTTCCATCAACCGGCACCAACAAATAAACGAATAAGTTGGCCAGGCTGAACAGCAAAACAAAAACAAGCACCAGCCACACCAAGACGACTGCGCCGTTCTCTGTCCACTTTTTTAGTTTGTCCCGGCCGAGGTAAGTCATCATGGATTTCTTTATCCACCTGATACGGCAAGAAACCAATTTCAAATGATCCTTGAAGACACTTAGTAAAACAGCATCGCGCCCAACAAGGCGCAAGGATGGTCACTGAACGTCAGCACTCAAATATCAGTATACTCCAGGTTAAGGTTAAAAGGAAATGGAAAAATATTCCTATGGGGCCGGAAGGTTGATTATATTTTTGAAACAGGAGGGCATGGTGAAGCCAGAGAATTTCTCTGCCGACTGAAATGGGATACCTGCAATGTTTTATGAGGAAAAAAGCGGCAATTGATAACCGGGCTGGCGGCCATTGAGCAAAATGTAAGGCGCAGCGCGAGAGGTCCATATCCCCATCTGTTTGAGTTGCTGCAAATCATTCAGGCAACCTTCTCGCCGGGCATTAATAATGGCCTCCGCCGATTTGGGACCAATCCCGGGGACGCGCAGCAGTTCGGCCCGACTGGCCCGGTTGATTTCTACCGGGTGCTGGAGACACTGCCGCGCCCAGATTAATTTAGGGTCACTGGTGAGGGGCAAATTACCTTGGGCATCAAAGGGGAGTTCCTGTAAATTAAAGCCGTAAAAACGGAGCAACCAATCGGCCTGAAACAGGCGATGCTCTCGCAACGGCGGCGTTTTGGGCATATTTTCAAACGGGGTATTGGACACAGGATTAAAAGCTGAATAGTAGACGCGGGCCAGATTGGCC from Anaerolineae bacterium encodes the following:
- a CDS encoding SpoIIE family protein phosphatase encodes the protein MMTYLGRDKLKKWTENGAVVLVWLVLVFVLLFSLANLFVYLLVPVDGSTIAVREEPIQVLGIASIEPGGLRQGDVILAIQDHDLDWWLDQRWRTLPGIIQRLNHSRPITEITVGRNGETQPLLVPLGRSPLGPPGRQFLIHFVVGAAFLIAGWVILKARGRDLVGRVAALVMLLMALIEQNEIPPVLGAELGWSLLWLFIPLRLLTRWFTYSYVLVFSFSFPQPKAWLKRWPYVTLPLHLLNPVVTLAVIMSVDGNLHHCHTVAYPWSKAIYSVYLLLACAVLVHTYFTTRGVVPKNQLRWIAWGAVMATLPNVLLMDLPYLLFGLRLLPQEISSLLLLFVPFSVAVAILRYRLWNIELIIKASLVYAALTIVLGIVYLALVFTFVGLLGQSSVVASGTGNASVFFVSALVVAFLFTPLRDYVQRFIDRLFYRNKLNYAAILAQLSRDLATSLLLNDWLQLLTQTIPTRLNLKSGRVILDALPPQNSPEYHRLKQGRLVWLHGSGSERLYPSPLHRLQQAGMWCCAPLLSGDKLVGLYGLGPKRSGEYYQREEINLIETLARQAGVSLENAQLHEKLATQARAQRDLEIARRIQLSLLPAADPVLAGVEIVGFSMPAEEVGGDFYHYLKFDDRRVGIAVGDVSGKGVSAALFMAVTVSSLQAKSPHHLRAPELLAEMNRLLHAQLKGGVNTALLYTIIQHQPGQGLNFSASNAGLISPLLRRQGDCQYIDVSGLPLGVLAEVKYRAYQFDLQPGDLILLCSDGVVEAMNPRREMFGFERLEQFMAGCDGLPAAEVVLQLKNAVTAFVGGAKQHDDMTMVVLRVM